The genomic region CTGTGACATGTGGGGCTGAGAGGAGCAGAACAGTTGCATTTCTGCATACTTCGGCCACAGAATCCTGTTTCTCCAAGGCTTGGTTCTTTGTGGTGTATCTGGTGTTACCCAAAGTTACCTTGAGCCAGCTCGTCTGAGTTGCCGGGAGGATGTGATTGGCTTGGCCCCAACTTGACGTTGGCAGAAATCTTCAGCTCTAGCTGCAAAAACCCACTAGCTTACGTTCCTTGCGATGATCAGTTCTGAATCCGTGGATGTTCAAAAAGAAGGTCTGTCCCGCCCCATGCTCGAGCAACGCCAGATCCTGCAGTCTTCCTACCTAGTGGCAATCTTTTTCCTGGAAAGGAAAGGTGGGTGTTTCTACTGCGAGCGAAGTTACCTCGTCACCATCAGACCACTTCTTCAGCACAGCACGATGTTACTTGGTTCTGCATCAGGATGTATTTGCTTGGCGCAGACTTCAAGTTCACTTTCACGATAAGCAGAGCAAAAGGTCTTCATTCAGGTAAAACAGAGGGACACAATGATTAACAGGAATCAAGAGTGGTAGGAAATCTTTTGACGTCTGGTCCAAAAGTTTTGCGCTAAGATACCGAGTCAAAAGTGGGGGCGTCTCAGCTGCAATTTCCGCTGTCCTTCTTAGGTCCCAGcttctccaccaacagcaagctACGACAGGTGTCAACATCTGTAAATCTTCCGTAGTATAGTGGTCAgtatgtgagcttgtcattCCAACAACGCTCGAGACCCGGGTTCAATTCCCGGCGGGAGAGTCAAACCACAATATCATTTTTGCCATTTTTGCCCTTCTCTCACTCAGTCCATTCACCTTCTTTTTGCCAACATTAGAATAGTTACAAATATGGCCCGAGAATTTCCATCGTGTGCCCCCACAACTTCTCCTGCCCCTTGTCACGAAGCTGATCCACCACCTTCGTATTAGGCGTACAATCGCACTTGTTGCTAACAAGAAACAACCCTCCCGCCGTAGCTCTACCCGCCTCACCACTCCATGGCACACCGCGCCCCCCAAAAGCAGCGCTGGTGCTCTGAAACAAATGTCTCTGTCCAGACTCCTCGCCAGAAAAGGCCACCAGCCAGTTCACCCCCTCGATAAACCGGATAAAAGCCCATCCTAGAATTGACTttccatcccaaccccgTCTTACATTCCCTGTATCCACCGCCCCAGGCAATGAATGTATAAAAGTCACGTTGGGATTCTCCTTGGCTAACCTATCCAGCGTAATGGTGTTCATCGCAATATACTgcggcctcgccctccaaaTAGTGAAAttcccctcctttttcaacTCCCAGTCTTCCATATCGAGAAAGTAGGTTatctccatccccccacccaaaacactaaccacccttcccccatccaagaaagggagaaggaggagaatgaAGAGCATGCGGGAGTAATACTCCAACGCCTGCGCCACCTCATGCCCTTCGGCAGTTTCTTTCCGCTGTCCCCCCCAGGGTGCGAAGCCGGCGGAGAGGAACAACAAGTCGATTTTGGATTCAAGGGATGAAATGAGGCTGCACACTCTTTTTACGTCGGCAAGGAGGGAGACTTCCGCTTCGGTGAAGATGATTTCTGctttggggttgagggtgtgCAGTTCtttgatgaaggggagggtgcgCGATTGGGAGGGTTTTCGGCCGAGGAGGTAGATTTTGATGGGGGTGCCTGTTGCGACGAGGGCGCGGATGGTGAGCTTGCCTATGCCGGAGGTGCCCCCGACGAAAACGGCGACgcggaggggggtggtggaggtggtgatgagggcgttggaggagaggatttCGGTGTAGGAGACCATCTTGAAGAAGGCGTAACAGGTGCTCTGCGAGATGAAACTCTGACTGTAAGGTACCTTAGTTGACATATACGTTCAGTTTAACTTTCTGAGCTGAAGAATgaggccatggtggtggaaacAAACCAGGGCTCTTTCAGCACTTGTAATGTTGAAGATCTTCGGGCTCCGGGGTCCTAGCCAACCCGTTACACCAAATGCGGACGAATCATATGGCTGACAAGTTTCCGCGCGGGATGCGGCGCAATGAATAACCATGGTACAATTCGGTGCCTTTTTTCGACGGCATGTCAAAACCGAGGTGCTTTGTTTCTAACCTGGCGTCGTACAATTCCAATGTGAGTTGGTGCGCAGGATCAAGGTCAAATGCCTTCGAAGCAGTGGACACGAGTACATCTTATCCGCCGGAAGGATCTTCAAGCGTCGAGGTAAGATGCCCTACGAGGTCTGCTGATGTGTCCAACGGTGTTATAGCATACATCACAGAAAAGGCACCATACGTAAATTTTTACTGATTTTATTGTGCAAAGAGACATCGCTACTGGCTTCAAAAAAGACTGACCCAAGTCCCTATCCACCGCAATCATCTAAGCCACCCAGAGGAACCCTAACTCACCACGGGCCCTATCCTTCTCTCCAAattcccaaaaaaaaaacgccaaaACAAGATATGCACGCTGAAACAAAAAGAggtgagaaaacacaaaAGGAGAAGACTTCACGGGTATCatgacacacacacacatgcgCTCACACACCACTTCCACCCCCTACCGCTTCTTGGCATGCCGCTTCGAGTGTCGGGCGACATTATCTGCCCTCCCCTCGTAGTCGCACTCGGTGCACCTTATCCGCTCTGACCTGGTGTTGTGTTGCTGAGCGTACTCGGGGTGTTTCGCCCACAAGTGCCGACCAAGCGCGCGCTTGTCAAGGTGTCCCTTGCCACAGAGCTCGCATCGGAATGGCTGGCGGTGTTTACGTTCGTGTCTCTTGAGATCAGACACTTTGTCAAAGGTCTTGGAGCAGTTGGACTCGGAGCACGAGTGGATGTGAGGagtagagggagaggggataTCGGAAGAAGCCCCAGTGGTAGCCGGAAAGGGTGAGTCGAAAATGGGAGGGCTGTAGCTGAATGTCGGAGAGCTCTCGTGAACAGACGACGTGGGGCTGAGGGCGACGCCGAAGTCAGAAAAAGGCGTTGTAACATCAGGCACGAAGGTGTCCAGGTTCAAGTTCATATCGACAGCAGGGAAGAGCGTAGCGTCCAtaaagggggtgaggagatCGTCCGTAAGGAAGTCCTGAAGGGGCAGAACAACTTCAGGAAAGAGATCCGACCGGCCCACATGGCCAAAGTCTTCGAGAAGGGCGTCAGCAGGGCTGCCTGTGAAAGGGGTACCAAACTCGTTAATcatggaggacgagggcGAAGTAAACAATGTGTTATCCACTTGACctgtcatcatcaacgagTCCCACGGGTCGGCGGAGAGTGTGCTGGGTGAAACGGAGGAGTCACCGAAGGCGGGTGTGAagagtggtgtggtggtgaattgGTAGTCGAGCTGACCAGCCTGAGAAGGCATGGCCGTCTTCGGAACCcacacccactccccctGTTCCTCAGATGGGACGCAGGGGgagtggggttggggggagtaAGCGCTGGTGGACATCGTGAAGACCCAACTCACGGTTGATGTGCCGTGAGCTGGAGATGCTATTTGGTAGGGTTGAAATTGTTTGGTTTCGGTTGGTTGCAGTTGCGATTGATGAGcgttgttggttggtggcggcgagcAAAATCTTTTGTCAAGACAGTAGGTTTAGGTTGGCGATAGCGGGCAGGAACCAGTTTAACGACGTAGTTCTAGGTCGCGAAGCCTTCTAGGCCTCTAGTTGCCGCATCCTTAGATGTTGGTGAGTGCTATCGTCTGCCCGAACAGGACTGATCCTGTTGAGGTCGCCGTGTCCAACTTGTTGCCTCCATCCAAACGTTGATGTGGAGAGAACCGCAAAATGGATCTTCAACCAGTGGTCGAAGGGAAGAATTGTCTCCTCCGAGACCCCAAAAATGACATTCTTGACGAGTCTGCCGAATCGGAACCTCATGCCGTGGTTTCATCTTGACATAGCAGAAGTCGTGGGTGGTGCATTGAACCGGAGTCCGGGATGCCCAGGATTGAGTGCTCTCTGTGCTTGAGAGAGGTaggtgtggtgttgggtcGTCACGACCCACCATTATGGGAGCGCATATCTGGGCGGGGGTTGACCGCCAGGTCGGGTGTGTTCGCGGCAATCCAGAAAAACGAAGAGGTTGGCAACTCTCAGACCAACGTTCAAAATTCCGTCCAGCTTCTACCGAGAGACCTCGATGTCGATTGTGGGGGAAGGAAGCcatggtgagggtggtgggctgTGGATCGTCGGGCTCAGGGTTCCAAGGTCGAAAATCCATGGCGACGTTGCTCAATGAACACAGGGTGATGCTAAATCTGGAGTGTTAGAAATAAACTTCACGGGTTGCACATGCAGGCAGCTAGGTAGTAGTGTCAGAGATCTGAGCTCACAATTTGGATTCTTCGACGGCTAGGTAAGCAGTATCTAGGCAGTCATGACGCTGACAAGGGTGTTGAAACAAAGATGCGTAGACGCGCGCAATAGGACGTTGGAAGTGACCTTTCAGGATTTTGGTGATAATTTTTGGTTGACGGGTATGGTATCGAAGCGAAAGTAAGGAAATGGGtaaggagaaaaagagag from Podospora bellae-mahoneyi strain CBS 112042 chromosome 4, whole genome shotgun sequence harbors:
- a CDS encoding hypothetical protein (EggNog:ENOG503P08J; COG:Q), which translates into the protein MVSYTEILSSNALITTSTTPLRVAVFVGGTSGIGKLTIRALVATGTPIKIYLLGRKPSQSRTLPFIKELHTLNPKAEIIFTEAEVSLLADVKRVCSLISSLESKIDLLFLSAGFAPWGGQRKETAEGHEVAQALEYYSRMLFILLLLPFLDGGRVVSVLGGGMEITYFLDMEDWELKKEGNFTIWRARPQYIAMNTITLDRLAKENPNVTFIHSLPGAVDTGNVRRGWDGKSILGWAFIRFIEGVNWLVAFSGEESGQRHLFQSTSAAFGGRGVPWSGEAGRATAGGLFLVSNKCDCTPNTKVVDQLRDKGQEKLWGHTMEILGPYL
- a CDS encoding hypothetical protein (EggNog:ENOG503PHCI; COG:S) — its product is MSTSAYSPQPHSPCVPSEEQGEWVWVPKTAMPSQAGQLDYQFTTTPLFTPAFGDSSVSPSTLSADPWDSLMMTGSPADALLEDFGHVGRSDLFPEVVLPLQDFLTDDLLTPFMDATLFPAVDMNLNLDTFVPDVTTPFSDFGVALSPTSSVHESSPTFSYSPPIFDSPFPATTGASSDIPSPSTPHIHSCSESNCSKTFDKVSDLKRHERKHRQPFRCELCGKGHLDKRALGRHLWAKHPEYAQQHNTRSERIRCTECDYEGRADNVARHSKRHAKKR